A genomic window from Triticum urartu cultivar G1812 chromosome 7, Tu2.1, whole genome shotgun sequence includes:
- the LOC125520338 gene encoding uncharacterized protein LOC125520338 isoform X1, protein MASPAAGDHHYLFVCTHGDCQLRDVVSHEFAEDHRRHHEREDDRRRSELAHAKRELEVRRTDAQRHRGRRKASSLESSSGETGCDEHVGDTTQPPSAHAVQELVDSFSNQLPGRIDDKGKSPMGIFVEAKDLVSYTRDWENSWGGEFGSFEYYSNLPCVRAMLFTCRPTPSHAGVKTCLQIFSIRVTEINDALEWPLEVYGLVATRDSVDHNRNVIFRRGRDACLQLTQQDPLLTLTGPSRAIVFTGPVDVEIQLRLKGRTTEHEDKDLISKVLVYGRDPSDKFADAGIGNHDIMHSSCSSELCSLQVTSALLAGAVEATVICAKVIQGRWPKNLGIRIVARSASIDEDLVLLDARDGTFRVDLADGIIALSRHVVCVEKDGRLKLCIEAYSKRSGCMYEKSDVTELVPKRSSASLGRCKLAFCTVQFTVGWSCLVARVDDLMTYGI, encoded by the exons ATGGCTAGCCCCGCCGCGGGCGACCATCACTACCTTTTCGTATGCACCCACGGCGATTGTCAGCTTCGAGATGTTGTTTCCCATGAGTTCGCCGAGGATCATCGCCGTCACCACGAACGCGAAGATGATCGCCGTCGTTCCGAGCTGGCCCACGCCAAGCGGGAGCTTGAGGTCCGCCGCACGGACGCCCAACGCCATCGAGGGCGGCGCAAGGCCAGCTCTCTTGAGTCATCTTCCGGCGAAACCGG GTGTGATGAACATGTCGGAGATACTACTCAGCCACCATCAGCACACGCAGTACAAGAGCTAGTTGATTCATTCTCAAATCAGCTACCTGGGAGGATTGATGACAAAGGAAAATCACCCATGGGTATTTTCGTGGAGGCAAAGGACCTGGTTTCTTACACACGTGACTGGGAAAACTCTTGGGGTGGCGAGTTCGGCTCCTTCGAATACTACAGTAATCTAC CGTGCGTCAGAGCCATGCTCTTCACATGCAGACCCACCCCATCTCATGCAGGTGTCAAGACTTGCCTGCAGATCTTCTCCATCAGAGTCACAGAGATCAATGATGCTCTTGAGTGGCCACTCGAGGTCTATGGCTTGGTGGCCACCCGAGACTCAGTGGATCATAATCGCAACGTTATCTTCAGACGCGGGAGGGACGCCTGCCTACAACTCACTCAACAG GATCCATTATTGACGCTGACCGGCCCATCTCGTGCGATCGTCTTCACCGGCCCTGTCGACGTCGAGATCCAACTCAGACTGAAGGGAAGAACCACAGAGCATGAGGACAAAGATTTGATCTCCAAAGTGTTAGTATACGGACGTGATCCCAGTGACAAATTTGCCGACGCAGGCATAGGCAACCACGACATCATGCACAGCAGCTGTTCTTCTGAGTTGTGCTCCCTACAGGTTACCTCCGCCCTGCTTGCCGGAGCGGTCGAGGCCACAGTGATCTGTGCTAAAGTCATCCAAGGTCGATGGCCCAAAAACCTGGGAATCCGCATTGTTGCCCGCTCCGCCAGCATAGACGAGGATTTGGTACTGCTTGATGCTCGAGACGGGACGTTTCGTGTGGATCTAGCCGATGGCATCATCGCCCTCTCTAGACATGTTGTCTGCGTGGAAAAAGATGGGAGGCTGAAGCTTTGTATAGAGGCCTACAGCAAGAGGAGCGGATGCATGTATGAAAAATCCGATGTTACCGAGTTGGTCCCCAAGAGATCCTCCGCCAGTCTTGGCAGATGCAAGCTTGCCTTCTGCACGGTTCAGTTCACTGTAGGTTGGTCGTGCCTCGTGGCCAGAGTGGATGACCTGATGACCTATGGCATCTGA
- the LOC125520338 gene encoding uncharacterized protein LOC125520338 isoform X2, which yields MASPAAGDHHYLFVCTHGDCQLRDVVSHEFAEDHRRHHEREDDRRRSELAHAKRELEVRRTDAQRHRGRRKASSLESSSGETGCDEHVGDTTQPPSAHAVQELVDSFSNQLPGRIDDKGKSPMGIFVEAKDLVSYTRDWENSWGGEFGSFEYYTCVRAMLFTCRPTPSHAGVKTCLQIFSIRVTEINDALEWPLEVYGLVATRDSVDHNRNVIFRRGRDACLQLTQQDPLLTLTGPSRAIVFTGPVDVEIQLRLKGRTTEHEDKDLISKVLVYGRDPSDKFADAGIGNHDIMHSSCSSELCSLQVTSALLAGAVEATVICAKVIQGRWPKNLGIRIVARSASIDEDLVLLDARDGTFRVDLADGIIALSRHVVCVEKDGRLKLCIEAYSKRSGCMYEKSDVTELVPKRSSASLGRCKLAFCTVQFTVGWSCLVARVDDLMTYGI from the exons ATGGCTAGCCCCGCCGCGGGCGACCATCACTACCTTTTCGTATGCACCCACGGCGATTGTCAGCTTCGAGATGTTGTTTCCCATGAGTTCGCCGAGGATCATCGCCGTCACCACGAACGCGAAGATGATCGCCGTCGTTCCGAGCTGGCCCACGCCAAGCGGGAGCTTGAGGTCCGCCGCACGGACGCCCAACGCCATCGAGGGCGGCGCAAGGCCAGCTCTCTTGAGTCATCTTCCGGCGAAACCGG GTGTGATGAACATGTCGGAGATACTACTCAGCCACCATCAGCACACGCAGTACAAGAGCTAGTTGATTCATTCTCAAATCAGCTACCTGGGAGGATTGATGACAAAGGAAAATCACCCATGGGTATTTTCGTGGAGGCAAAGGACCTGGTTTCTTACACACGTGACTGGGAAAACTCTTGGGGTGGCGAGTTCGGCTCCTTCGAATACTACA CGTGCGTCAGAGCCATGCTCTTCACATGCAGACCCACCCCATCTCATGCAGGTGTCAAGACTTGCCTGCAGATCTTCTCCATCAGAGTCACAGAGATCAATGATGCTCTTGAGTGGCCACTCGAGGTCTATGGCTTGGTGGCCACCCGAGACTCAGTGGATCATAATCGCAACGTTATCTTCAGACGCGGGAGGGACGCCTGCCTACAACTCACTCAACAG GATCCATTATTGACGCTGACCGGCCCATCTCGTGCGATCGTCTTCACCGGCCCTGTCGACGTCGAGATCCAACTCAGACTGAAGGGAAGAACCACAGAGCATGAGGACAAAGATTTGATCTCCAAAGTGTTAGTATACGGACGTGATCCCAGTGACAAATTTGCCGACGCAGGCATAGGCAACCACGACATCATGCACAGCAGCTGTTCTTCTGAGTTGTGCTCCCTACAGGTTACCTCCGCCCTGCTTGCCGGAGCGGTCGAGGCCACAGTGATCTGTGCTAAAGTCATCCAAGGTCGATGGCCCAAAAACCTGGGAATCCGCATTGTTGCCCGCTCCGCCAGCATAGACGAGGATTTGGTACTGCTTGATGCTCGAGACGGGACGTTTCGTGTGGATCTAGCCGATGGCATCATCGCCCTCTCTAGACATGTTGTCTGCGTGGAAAAAGATGGGAGGCTGAAGCTTTGTATAGAGGCCTACAGCAAGAGGAGCGGATGCATGTATGAAAAATCCGATGTTACCGAGTTGGTCCCCAAGAGATCCTCCGCCAGTCTTGGCAGATGCAAGCTTGCCTTCTGCACGGTTCAGTTCACTGTAGGTTGGTCGTGCCTCGTGGCCAGAGTGGATGACCTGATGACCTATGGCATCTGA